In Mucilaginibacter sp. KACC 22063, the genomic stretch ATACCGAAATCAATCAATTCGCCCTGTGCACCTTCGGTAATGCTTTCCACGACAAATTTGGAAGCGAAATAAGGGATCATGAAAGGAAGCGTATGACCGCTGGCACCCGAAGTAATATTGATGATTAAACCGTTCTTTTCCTTTCGCATGGCAGGAAGTACGGCCTGGTACGTACGCAAAACCCCATATACGTTGACCTCGAACATATTTCTGAACTGTTCTATTGTATAACCTTCCAGCAAGCCGAAACCTCTGACAGCGGCATTGTTGACCAGTACATCTATCTTCCCGTATTTGGTGAGCACTTGTTCAATGGCTTGTTTAACGGAGTCATCGCTGGTGATATCGATCTCTACGACTTCGATGTTGGGTATGCTGTTTAATTCCTGTGCGACAGCAGCGTTTTTAGTATTGACGTTGCGCATACCCGCGATAACAGAGTGGCCTGCGTTGGCTAAAGTAATAGCGGTTAATTTTCCAAAGCCTGTGCTCGTTCCGGTGATAAAAATTGTTTTTGACATGGTTTCTATTTTTTTATGTTTTGTAAATGTTTCGTTTGAACAATACAAAGGTGCGGTACAAGCAGAACATGCACATTGACATAAAATAAGAAAACAGTTGATCTATATCAATCAGGACCTGTTTCGGGCGGTCTGAGTACGGATGCGGCTGAGCGTTTCAGGTGTCATACCCAGGTAGGAGGCGATCATGCTTTGAGGGATGCGTAAAGCGAAATCCGGATACTTTTTGACGAAGCTGACGTACTTCTCTTCGGCCGTTTGACTAAGTGTGGCGT encodes the following:
- a CDS encoding SDR family oxidoreductase translates to MSKTIFITGTSTGFGKLTAITLANAGHSVIAGMRNVNTKNAAVAQELNSIPNIEVVEIDITSDDSVKQAIEQVLTKYGKIDVLVNNAAVRGFGLLEGYTIEQFRNMFEVNVYGVLRTYQAVLPAMRKEKNGLIINITSGASGHTLPFMIPYFASKFVVESITEGAQGELIDFGIENVSIQPGVYPTEMNNGSKAGVHADKPEIVAEYGTAATERFNALGTALFGKMKQFDMNPQAIADGILELVNMPKGTRPLRMPLDAIAQGTDKEFIETRAAIKEKWLAKYTA